Proteins encoded by one window of Streptococcus sanguinis:
- a CDS encoding cyclase family protein yields the protein MTNLLKIYQELQEKKWVNLSHQIREDSPHFPALPALEKKDIFTLKDGFHVQQFSVVGQYGTHIDAPIHFVEGGRWLEEIELKDLFLPLVVIDKSKEVAENPDFILGKQDILDFEAEHGQIEPGTFVAFRSDWSKRWPSQSAMRNLDDQEIQHTPGWGRDALEFLIHERGVKAVGHETFDTDAGIPTAEHGLLNEYYLLEQDIYQLEVMTNLDQLPAKGALISISFPNWHQASGSPVRAVAILP from the coding sequence ATGACAAATTTATTAAAAATTTATCAGGAACTACAGGAGAAAAAATGGGTTAACTTGTCCCATCAGATTAGGGAAGACAGTCCGCATTTTCCAGCTCTGCCTGCCTTGGAGAAGAAGGATATTTTCACTTTGAAAGACGGTTTTCATGTTCAGCAGTTTTCTGTAGTTGGCCAGTACGGGACTCATATTGATGCTCCGATTCACTTTGTGGAGGGCGGTCGCTGGTTGGAAGAGATTGAGCTAAAAGATCTTTTCCTGCCTTTGGTGGTTATTGATAAGTCTAAGGAAGTAGCAGAGAATCCAGACTTTATTCTGGGCAAGCAGGATATTTTAGATTTTGAAGCGGAGCACGGGCAGATTGAGCCAGGAACGTTTGTTGCTTTTCGCTCAGACTGGTCCAAGCGTTGGCCAAGTCAATCAGCTATGCGCAATCTGGATGATCAGGAGATTCAGCATACTCCTGGGTGGGGACGGGATGCTCTAGAGTTCCTTATCCATGAGCGTGGTGTCAAGGCGGTAGGTCACGAAACTTTTGATACAGATGCGGGTATTCCTACAGCGGAGCATGGGCTGCTCAATGAATACTATCTTTTGGAACAGGACATTTATCAGCTAGAAGTTATGACCAATCTGGATCAGCTGCCGGCTAAGGGTGCTCTCATCTCAATTAGCTTCCCTAACTGGCATCAAGCCAGCGGTTCACCAGTTAGAGCTGTAGCTATTTTACCATAA